In the genome of Natrinema sp. CBA1119, the window AATTCGGCATTGAATAAATGCTCGAAAATGTACATCAGAGCGAAATAAACCATACACCCTGTGGCAATGAGTAGCGTGAAAGCAAAAACGCTCTCACCCGTCAGAATGTAGACGTTTAATGCTATGACACTGCCAGCCATTACGATGCTACTCATTAATGGGAACATGATCAACTTAACTAACTCAATAGCGCGTAGTTGAGTGATCGACAAAACATAGTGGAGAGAAATTGGGAGTGGCAGAATTAAACTTATTACGACAGCAAATGAAACACCCATGAGCCCAAACCACTCTGCAGCAGGATATATTACGGCTGCTAACGCGATGGCTTGTAGAGCCTGTATTTTTGCTCCAATATCTGGTCGCCCTGTTGAGTTATAAACGGCTCCGACATTCGCCCCGAATGCACGGATTCCACCATATACTGCTAAGACTTGTATCACTGGGATTCCCGACCTCCATTGATCGCCAAGAACTACAGGAACAAACTGGGGTGCAACGGCAGCAATACCAGCTGCCATCGGAAAAGCCACCGTTGTTGATAGCTGGACAGCCCTACGGAACCCCTCACGAAGTTTCTCGGTATCATTCTGAACCCTCGACATTGTCGGAAACGCTACGCGTGAAATAACGTGTGTGACCTCAGTTGCAGGAGCGTTTGAGAACCGATATGCCAATTGGTAGACACCAAGCGAACTCGCCGCAAAGAACCAGCCAACGAACGCATCGTCTCCCTGTCCGTAGAGGAAAGAAGGATTGCCGACACAAGCAACCACTTCCCAAAGCCAAACATTTCTTTTCCATATGCGAGATTGAACTCAATGTTGGGGCGGTATTCGTGAATCGCATAAGAGAGAATAAACTTCACGAAATTCATCGCTACAATGCCGGCCACAAGAGCCCAAACGCTGCGGAAAGTAAGTGCAAGAACGACAGCGACAACAAGATCTACCAATCGACCACCGACCTGATATACGAACTCCTTGTGGAAATTGAGGTTCTTTTCGAAGTACATCACACCTGGGTTCTGTAAACTTAAAATAAACGGAGTGACACCAACGACACGGATGACCGGC includes:
- a CDS encoding polysaccharide biosynthesis C-terminal domain-containing protein translates to MAAGIAAVAPQFVPVVLGDQWRSGIPVIQVLAVYGGIRAFGANVGAVYNSTGRPDIGAKIQALQAIALAAVIYPAAEWFGLMGVSFAVVISLILPLPISLHYVLSITQLRAIELVKLIMFPLMSSIVMAGSVIALNVYILTGESVFAFTLLIATGCMVYFALMYIFEHLFNAEFIQLYRIVKQGI